TTTTGGGAATTTTAGTATTCGTAACGGCTTCATTTACTCTTCAAAAGGATGGTTGTTGAATGTTGAGAATCATTTGGAATTATGTCTTTCGAATCCTTTTTCGCTCTCCAGAATTACTCTGCCACATTCTTTCCTTCTTTgctcaaattatatattattactcAATTTTGCCTTATCCTCCAGTCCAAGCGTCGCATCAGATTTTGTGATATTGATAGTTTACTATTCATTTGTTACGAGAGATGTAAAATTAGGTTTTTGGAAAAATGGAGATCATGACTGGACTGACATAGACCTAATATTTAGTACATTTGATTCGAATATCACATACCACAATGGTCGATTCTATATTATCCGCCGTTTTGAATTTGGAGCAGAATTTGTTGTTCATGAAATTGACATTCAAAATTCTGAATCTGTTTCGATAAGCAGCAAGTCATTTGCCAATCTTTTTCCCTCTACTCATATTGGTAGTCCATCTTGGATAGTTGGATCATCTCAAGCGCTGATGATAGTCACCTGGAGATTGGATCATGCGTCTATAGATGAGGATGGGAATATTGTCGGGGATCTTTATTCTCATGTTCCGCATTTTGAGTTTATAGTTCAAGAGATTGACTTTGAGAAAGGAGAATGTAAAAAGGTGAGTGATTTAGGAGATGAAGCTTTATTTTTGGGATGTTACTCTCTTTTCTTGGTTGATGTATCGAATGAGTCAAGATTTAAGTCCAATCACATTTACTTTGCTGAAAACTGCCAACAAACTTTTTCGTGTGGCAGTGGAGGGAGTGTTGGTGTTTACAGCATAATTGATGGATCATACGAGCCGTTTTTCACTGAGGCAGACTTTGGTTATCGTTGTTCTAGTCAATGGATCGAACCAAGACCCTGACCCTTAGTGACGGATGTAATTGTGTCTCGTCGAAACATTGCAAGATCGACTTATGTATGTAATATATGACATATGTAGAGTGCTGGAGTTCTTCTACTGATTGGAAGACCTTGATTCTTGGCGATGGGTGTAATCGAGTCCTGCAAGATTGACTTATATATGTAATGTATGACAAACGTGAAGTGTTGATGTATTTCTGTTGATCAGTTGGTTACATTCCTATCCTTAGTAGAGTAgattgtttctttttaatttataatttctaaGGTATTATCTTATTTACTGTGTAAATTCAACACTATTGTTACTGTTTCCTGGATAAATGTTTATCTTTAATTATAATTCAACCAACCATTTTcgatttgattcggtttttcggttaaTTTGGTTCAGTGCACCAACAACTAAAATAGTTACATGTGTAAAGCTTGCTAATTGTTAGTGTTGTCCTTGATGTTGAAGTGGGACTGCTTGGCATAACATAATTTTCATGTATTGTTATATGCCCTGTTACAAGAttatttttattgctttattGTTAAAAGTTGGAACCAGCTATAATTTGAAAGTGATGGTGTGATACTTGAAAGATTGGCCAACAAGTTAGAACTACATACCATTGCAGACTTGAAAACTGAAACTATAGCTGTTAGAAAACTACTAAAAGGGAGAGATCTGCAAAATGCTGAAAGTACCAAGCAAATAACAAATATTCTTGTAAAATTTGAACGGACCGCAGGAGTCGACGGAAACATAGAGCTTGACGGTCCAAATCTTTATCTGATGCTGGTGCCATTGTTCTCAAGGTAACACTCATTTTCTCTTTAACCTTTCTGggttttcttttttaatgtCTAATTATGAGGTTTAATCTGCAAATTTCCAATTTTTGCAGATTGTTTGGAGGATGAGAAGAGTGTTTTTGAGGATGAAAAGAGTGTTTTTGTAGGGTTGTTTCCAGGTGTCTTTCTAAAGGACGAAGACGTTGCTGCCTTCACCATTTACGCTATTGATTATCCACGGACATTAAACAAGACGTTGAATTTGAGGCCACCTGGAAATGTCTACTCGTTGAATGAGTTGGTAGAGGTCTGGGAAAGCaagattggaaaaaaaaaacttgaaaggAATTATGTACCGGAAGATCAACTTCTTAAATCCAGACAATGCAAGTCTGATTTTTATAAACTCGGTCTTTGTCAAAGGAGATCACACATACTTTGATATTGAATCTTCCGGAGGGTTAGATGGGACACAGCTTTACCCCCCTTTAAACTACACTACTATCAGCGAGTACCTCAAGACCTTAGTATAACATTGGAGTGATTCTAACTTGTGACATCTTTATCGGCTTGGTGCCTTTAATTTTGGAACTGGAAGAAGAA
This window of the Mercurialis annua linkage group LG5, ddMerAnnu1.2, whole genome shotgun sequence genome carries:
- the LOC126680939 gene encoding uncharacterized protein LOC126680939 isoform X2 — protein: MTSPRRTVENWSELDRDLLSEIADRINCLRDYIIFGAVCRSWRSVASAEKFNKSTKVPWLLLDKDDDYHSPRKFFNLSKDLIYRINLPKSRNSPCHFGNFSIRNGFIYSSKGWLLNVENHLELCLSNPFSLSRITLPHSFLLCSNYILLLNFALSSSPSVASDFVILIVYYSFVTRDVKLGFWKNGDHDWTDIDLIFSTFDSNITYHNGRFYIIRRFEFGAEFVVHEIDIQNSESVSISSKSFANLFPSTHIGSPSWIVGSSQALMIVTWRLDHASIDEDGNIVGDLYSHVPHFEFIVQEIDFEKGECKKWRECWCLQHN
- the LOC126680939 gene encoding uncharacterized protein LOC126680939 isoform X1, whose protein sequence is MTSPRRTVENWSWRSVASAEKFNKSTKVPWLLLDKDDDYHSPRKFFNLSKDLIYRINLPKSRNSPCHFGNFSIRNGFIYSSKGWLLNVENHLELCLSNPFSLSRITLPHSFLLCSNYILLLNFALSSSPSVASDFVILIVYYSFVTRDVKLGFWKNGDHDWTDIDLIFSTFDSNITYHNGRFYIIRRFEFGAEFVVHEIDIQNSESVSISSKSFANLFPSTHIGSPSWIVGSSQALMIVTWRLDHASIDEDGNIVGDLYSHVPHFEFIVQEIDFEKGECKKVSDLGDEALFLGCYSLFLVDVSNESRFKSNHIYFAENCQQTFSCGSGGSVGVYSIIDGSYEPFFTEADFGYRCSSQWIEPRP
- the LOC130015484 gene encoding isoflavone reductase-like — translated: MTYVECWSSSTDWKTLILGDGDGVILERLANKLELHTIADLKTETIAVRKLLKGRDLQNAESTKQITNILVKFERTAGVDGNIELDDCLEDEKSVFEDEKSVFVGLFPGVFLKDEDVAAFTIYAIDYPRTLNKTLNLRPPGNVYSLNELVEVWESKIGKKKLERNYVPEDQLLKSRQCKSDFYKLGLCQRRSHIL